The Triticum aestivum cultivar Chinese Spring chromosome 3A, IWGSC CS RefSeq v2.1, whole genome shotgun sequence genome includes a region encoding these proteins:
- the LOC123056793 gene encoding NAD(P)H-quinone oxidoreductase subunit 2 A, chloroplastic-like: protein MDSVLYIREEEKEARNPLFDSDSPTPVVAFLSVTSKVAASASATRILDIPFYFSSNEWHLLLEILAILSMILGNLLAITQTSMKRMLAYSSIGQIGYVIIGIIVGDSNDGYESMITYMLFYISMNLGTFACIVLFGLRTGTDNIRDYAGLYTKDPFLALSLALCLLSLGGLPPLAGFFGKLYLFWCGWQAGLYFLVSIGLLTSVLSIYYYLKIIKLLMTGRNQEITPYVRNYRRSPLRSNNSIELSMTVCVIASTIPGISMNPILAIAQDTLF, encoded by the exons ATGGATTCGGTCTTATACATACGCGAGGAAg AGAAAGAAGCGAGGAATCCTCTTTTCGACTCTGACTCCCCTACTCCAGTCGTTGCTTTTCTTTCTGTTACTTCGAAAGTAGCTGCTTCAGCTTCAGCCACGCGAATTCTcgatattcctttttatttctcatcAAACGAATGGCATCTTCTTCTGGAAATCCTAGCTATTCTTAGCATGATTTTGGGGAATCTCCTTGCTATtactcaaacaagcatgaaacGTATGCTTGCATATTCGTCCATAGGGCAAATCGGATATGTAATTATTGGAATAATTGTTGGAGACTCAAATGATGGATATGAAAGCATGATaacttatatgctgttctatatctCCATGAATCTAGGAACTTTTGCTTGCATTGTATTATTTGGTCTACGTACCGGAACTGATAACATTCGAGATTATGCAGGATTATACACGAAAGATCCTTTTTTGGCTCTCTCTTTAGCCCTATGTCTCTTATCCCTAGGAGGCCTTCCTCCACTAGCAGGTTTCTTCGGAAAACTCTATCTATTCTGGTGTGGATGGCAAGCAGGCCTATATTTCTTGGTTTCAATAGGACTCCTTACGAGCGTACTTTCTATCTACTATTATCTAAAAATAATCAAGTTATTAATGACTGGACGAAACCAAGAAATAACCCCTTATGTGCGAAATTATAGAAGATCCCCTTTAAGATCAAACAATTCCATCGAATTGAGTATGACTGTATGTGTGATAGCATCTACTATACCAGGAATATCAATGAACCCCATTCTTGCAATTGCTCAGGATACCCTCTTTTAG
- the LOC123060336 gene encoding 30S ribosomal protein S7, chloroplastic-like, which yields MSRRGTAEKRTAKSDPIFRNRLVNMVVNRIMKDGKKSLAYQILYRAVKKIQQKTETNPLLVLRQAIRRVTPNIGVKTRRNKKGSTRKVPIEIGSKQGRALAIRWLLEASQKRPGQNMAFKLSSELVDAAKGSGGAIRKKEPTHRMAEANRALAHFR from the coding sequence ATGTCACGTCGAGGTACTGCAGAAAAAAGAACTGCAAAATCCGATCCAATTTTTCGTAATCGATTAGTTAACATGGTGGTTAACCGTATTATGAAAGACGGAAAAAAATCATTGGCTTATCAAATTCTCTATCGAGCCGTGAAAAAGATTCAACAAAAGACAGAAACAAATCCACTATTGGTTTTACGTCAAGCaatacgtagagtaactcccaatatAGGAGTAAAAACAAGACGTAATAAAAAAGGATCGACGCGGAAAGTTCCGATTGAAATAGGATCtaaacaaggaagagcacttgcCATTCGTTGGTTATTAGAAGCATCCCAAAAGCGTCCGGGTCAAAATATGGCTTTCAAATTAAGTTCCGAATTAGTAGATGCTGCCAAAGGGAGTGGGGGTGCCATACGCAAAAAGGAACCGACTCATAGAATGGCAGAGGCAAATAGAGCTCTTGCACATTTTCGTTAA